The Nicotiana tabacum cultivar K326 chromosome 1, ASM71507v2, whole genome shotgun sequence genome segment CAAGAACATCAAAACTTGTATCTGCCACTTGAGAATCAACATTTCTTCATTAACAAGGTGTGAATCTGCACAttcttgctttctttttcttttcaaacccACAAAACTGCATCAAAATGCCTGAAACCAGAAGGAAAGGAATAAGAAAACATAATCTACCCTTTTGCACTAGCAAATCGTATAAAAAAGGCAGTCCGCTGCACTAAGCTCCTACTATGCGCGGGGTCCAGGAAAGGGTTGGACCAcagccttaccctacatttcCATAAGAGGTTATTTCCACGACTTGAACCTAtaaactttaccagttacgccaaggctcctcTTCACACTTGCAAACCGTATAAATGTTCGAAACCAAAATCTCTCATGTCTAAAAGAACACCATTCCTAATGTTTACATTCAGTATAAACACCTAAAATACAATGTAGTATCGAATGAAACTATAGTACGTAATAGCTTGGTTAAGAGTTCTCTCTCCAGATAATAGTAGTAGTCGATAAAGGCACTAATTAGTAACTACTAATGACTTCTTCCATGTTCTGGCATGATTGATCAGTATTAGTGACGAGGAATTAATTACAGCAGTTCTTGTGAATACACCACTTAGCATTTTCAGGGAAAAGCTTATCAATGGTATGCTAGTGTACCTGTCATATAATACAACAGAGAAGGGTGGCTTCAAAATTCCTCGACGCTCAGCTGTATGTCCTACAAAAAGGTGTCCTTCACATACGCAAAAACACTCCAAGCAATCTGACAAGGTGAATAACAAGAAAGAGATAAAGGATTTTAGCCATTTTTTCAGAAACAGGTAGTTGACGAAATAGACAAAACAAGTTTGATTGCTTCAGTTACCAGCAAACGAGAAGAAAGCATACCTTCATTGTGCAGGAGAAGCTTCCTGAAATTCCCAAACTGACCTAAATGCTCACTTTTGGAGGTTGGTTAAAAGAATTAAAGCCATAGGCACGGGGTTCATGAGGTAGCTCTTCAAAAATATGACGGAGACTCTCATGCTGAACCATGGATTCTAGTATGTTGTCCTCAAGCACAGAACAAGAAGGATTTGTTTTGCAAGTATTCGCTTCATTCCTAGACAAAAGTACACCAGAATGATATTTTTTCCTCGTCTGCTGTTCAATCTTGTTAACCTCCCATTTCGATGCCACTGGACAGTAAACATGCACAAATTTAGTCTGACCGTTCCTGTAGGCTCGACTGACGGCTTGCTGTTCTACCGAGGGATTCCAGTGAACATCAAGCAAAACTACTCTTGAGGCTCCTATAAGATTTATTCCTTCCGAACAGGCCGTTATTGATGCGAGCAGCACTTTCGCATCACTCTTAGGATCATTAAGAGAACTTATTGATTTCTGGCGCTGCTTTACATCAAGTTCCCCATCCATATATAGAATCTCTCGGCCTAAAGTCCAGTGAAAGAGAGAATTGAGTTGCTCCTTGATCAGTCTTAGAGGATCAAGTAACTGGCTGAATACTATAACCCTCTCTCTCATGCCATCACAGAGTCGGATTAGTTCAacgacaaattttgtttttactcCAGTATTTGGATCCAACCGACATTCTCTTTCATTTAGCTGACTTTCTAAGTCAGAGAACACCTTCTTATTTGCCACTAATGAAGGATGAACAGAGATCAGAGACACCATATTTCGAAAGTCAAATGAGCCTGGATACTCTGGAATCATATTGAGCAACTTCTTCTGCAAATCTGTGGGCTTCAAGTATACCAGTGTGTCCCTTATACCCGGAAGGCTTTTCATCTTTACATTTTCACTACATATATGGATTAGTGGTGCAATCATATCCCTAAGCTCTTCCAATGCTCGGGCATTTGTGTCAATAGAATTGCTAAGAGAAGCCCATTTCTGCTCAGATTCTGCAGCAAACTTTGGACTAACTACGCGGAGGGTGTTGTACAACTCTTTAAAGTTATTCTGGAAGACAGTTCCAGACAAAAGTATACGCCTCTGCGTTTCAACCTTAGTCATAGCTTTATACAAAAGGCTTTGCTCATTCCGAGGAGTATGCCCTTCTTCAAGGACCACAAGGCCAGGTAATGTTAGAAGTATTTCTCTAATCTCTTTGGCATAACCATCTCCATTTTCTCCGGTGAGCTTCTCGAACAAGTCATAGCTGATCCCCAATATACTCTTACTTTTAGCCCAGGATTTCAGCTTCACCATACGTATATGGTGTTTGTTTTTTCTTCCGGCATGGGATAAACAGTGGTAGAGACCAACCGTGACTTCATCTTCTTGGCACGAGAAATCATTGTTGTTCAAGTTGTGGAAGGGAATGTCCGCCTCCCATTTCTGGAACTCGGCTTCCCAGTTAGACAGCAACTTGGGCGGAGCTATGATTACAGGCCGACACTTTGGAAAATGCTTCAGAAATGCCTGAAGAAATACTATGGTCAGACGGGTTTTTCCGGTTCCAGGTGGATGTGAGATTATGCATCCTCCCCTACTAGCAGATAAAGGCTCGCTCAGCTTCTCAAGGTATATATCTCCAGCAATATTTTTCCACATGAACTCAAATCCTTCACGTTGATGAGGATACATTGTTGCTTTGGCATGCAGAGGAACTAAATCCCACACAGTTCCTTCCACATAAATAGCAGAATCATGGACTGCAGAAGGATCATCAAATCTAAACCCGTCAACATCCAAGAACGGTGACGACTCTCCGAAATACTTTCTTTCATGCCTCCCCCGGTTTCTCTCAGCCTGCAAATGACAGAAGTTCAAGACAAACATTAAAGAGTGAAAATACATATAGGAGAGCACAGTGTATAAAATCAAATATAAGGATGGCAAAAGAATATGTAAACAAGGCTATCAAGTATAAATATAGTTCTACGGACTAAGCAAAACCTCACAAGCTAATAGACTGAATTAGTTCCATTTAATACTCTAAATATTTAGCAAGTCGATTTGTAATTGAAAGAGAAAACAGTAAGCGGCAGCAAACTATATTTGGAAAAAAAATCCACAGTCCAGAACTTATTACAAATCTGTCAAGGTTGCAATGTAGATCCAGCTACATGATAACAACGCATCTTGTAAATGGTGCTTCTAGTTGAAAAGGATAAGCGCATGACAGACAAACTCATATACTTACAAAAGCAGGGTAGATGTACTTGCTCTCCAGATGCACATGTGAACAAACTTTACAGATGAGTCCAATTTGTTCATCTAAAATAAGATGGTGGTTCCCCATCTGGCAGCCGCTAACTTTCTCAACCTGCATCAGCAAAAAAGAGATTTTACATAGTGTTAGAAGCTGTTAACTTTAAGATATGAACAAATGAAAAACGAGAAATAAGGATTTAGAATTTTGACACACTCAATGAAGTTCAAAACAATAAGGCATAGAGTATTGCTGCCTATCAGTTTGTCAAAACATAATTGAATCAGAATGAGAGAGTAGCCCACCAGAGATGGATTTGTGAAGCCAATACATGATTCTAAGATACCCATGTCCATTTCAGCAAATAAATTCTCAATTTCTTtttcccattcttctttctcCGGGGGGAGAGGGTCCTCGTCTTCAAACCGGAAGATCAACGGAAGTGTTTCTTTGACAGGAAACTGTTCCTTCCCTTCAGGAGAAGCAAGTTTATCATGATCATCAACATTTATAATAGAATCAACAACAAACTTCACAAAGTCGAGATCCTTAAGAATACACTTCTTCCGAGTCTTTCTGTCCTTTTGAGCAGCATTTTTCACAGATTCATCagccttttccttttccttttcagcAACCTTTTTCACCAAGTTATCAACTTTGTCCTTTTGAGCAGCATCTCGCGTTGAGTCATAAGCCTCTGTGCCCTCTTCAAATGGGGATTCAGACTCCTCATCATCACTGAGAAGAATGGGGCTACTACAATTTCCATGGTTTAACTTCCTCTTTTTTGACTTAGAAAGTGAGCGTGGCCGAAGAAGATATGCTCGGCCTCTGTGCTTTTCACCATCAAAAACAAGGTCAGGTAGTAGCCCCTCATTTGACTCCCCTTTTCCTTCTCCATTTTCTTGTTGCTCTACAGGATCATCATCTTCTGTTTCCTTTCTTCCATCATCGTCATCATCCAAACCAATTCTTATATCAgatccttttccttcttcatTGTCTTGAAGCTCTATATGACAACTCACACCATCATCGTCGTGGTCTGATTCGCTAGAACTTGATGGCTCATTCACCCGATAATCCTTATCTTCGGGGTCATCATTATCCTCATCGCTAGAAGCTTCAGACTCTGACTCAGAAGATTCTGTTGTATCATCACTAGATTCTTGTGATTTTACACAATCGTCCTCTGATTCCTCAAAATCAGTTGGCTCCTCTGATTTATGCAACTCACTAGGGCCCCGTGTCCTACACATACTTGAGGTAGATGAAACAACCTCATCTGCTGTAGTGACAATAGGACTCCTTAACCCAACACAATTGGACCAAGATCCTGAACCTGATCCACTATTTAAAGCAGACACCGCAGCAGACTCCCCAGTGACAACAACGTCAGGATCActgtcctcctcctcctcctcctcctcctcctcttcctcttcatcatcatcatcatcatcatcatcatcatcatcatcatcatcagatatTTCCTGGACGAAAGTCCGTTTCGTCATGGACTCACAAGTTCCTGGACTGAGCATTCTATTCCCATTGTCCATCTTTTTTTTACCTTTGTCCAAACTTCTTACCATACTTTCATCTTCTAaccattttccaatttttctgTTGTCAACTCCACAAGTTGTGTTTTCTTTAGTCAGCTTTCCTGTTGCACTAGATGATTCCCTTATATCACCAGAAGCTACAACATCATCTCCAATATTCACAGAACAATTACTAGAAGACTGAGGAGGATTACCACTTTGACTCaacctcttcttcttctcaattaCCTCGACGAAATATCTATCCCATTGTTGTCTAGTCCTCCTCCTTGGAAAAGAGGCTGCCCCTGAATCCATCTTCTAGAAATACTACACCTGAACCAAAACCAATGAACATCataaatattaaaatactaaCATCAAAACATACAATATTCTTGATCAAAATGCACAAGCACTAATACACTAGAACAAATACAAAAACCTACTCCTTTAAGTTATATTCACCATCAGTTTACCTAATCTTTTACACAATATGACAAGTTATAACTTAAACTAAAAAAACTAAAACCCAGCTAAAACCCCATCAAAGAACAGTCACATGCATACAGTAGTGTATATTAAAGACAGACTTGGAGATTTTACAAACTACATAGAGACACTCACCTGGATAAAGAGAGAACTTTTGtataacaaagaaatcaagaACCAAGAGCTTTTTTgagttcttgaaaaagagtaAAACTCCAGGGACCAATACAATAAAATAGATTTTGAAAGTATACACTAACATAGAATAAGAGATAGTGAAAGAGAACAGAAAAGAGACTTTTTCGGGAAGAAACCTGCGTGAGACAGGCGGAGATAGAGAGGGAGGTGGGTGgtgttttttttggttttgtaaaGGAAGAGAAACAGAGTCAGAAAAGAGAGGGAAAGGTATAAAAAGCAGAGAGAGATATATATACTGAAACGGGCTTTTAAGGAATGTTTTGGTTCCTTCGTTCATTACTCCTATAATTATTGTTTTTTACAGCTGTAAAAAGTTGATAATTATGGGGTGAATTTATTAACACACTACAAAATAaccaccccccacccccacccccaaccGGTAATAAAGTCTAATGAAACTTTTGGTAGGTTACAGAGTAGAGTAGCTTAATCATTTTTTGTAGGTTATAGACCATCTGTTTCAAAACCCAAAGGTTTGTGCTTATTTTTTACCTAGGGAAAGTAAAAAAAACATCGAATAAAAGTACTCCCTATTAATATTTTTTTGCTGTTTGAGATTCAAATTTTTAatcttttgaaataaaatttaaatatttaaaaactccATAAATAGTACTAATTCCAAATATTTAAAAAGACATACAAAAAATTTATGATTAAAGAATAAGTCGTTTAACTCTTGAAATTGAACAACTCTACATATATTGAATCGAAAGgagtttttaaaagaaaagaaaaaaagttcaTACAGATTCAAACCATAATATCACCAAATAATAGAGATTAGaaaaaagaattaatgatatgaaagaaaattactactactaattttttttgtttgatttgggAATTTCTTTTCAATTAAATGAGTTTTAAGGGACGTCAACTTCCCTTTACAttgtaaatgatttttttttcttccaatgaAATGATTGCTCTTTTCTTTTAAAGCCTTTTTAGCTCCCTTATGTAAATCTGATCCTAGTCAGAGTGTTacatttaaagtaaaaaaaaaaaaaaacttaacgATAAGCAAATTGCGTCACGTGTACAAAGACTATGGTAGAAAATCTGTCTACATAAAAACAAAATGGAACAACTTCAGCTCtttttgggagaaattcaaaaataacaaaatttacAAGTTGTCATTCCAAAATAGTCACAATTTCAAAATCAATCAAATTTaatcatttttcatgtaaagataaatttaaacaaaaacattgttcaaaatccgaaaaatactccagtataatatactggaactccagtatattataccggtccagcataatatgctggaagttcatacacagatgcTCCAATCtcctgtatattatgctggactttTTGCGTGTTAGAGTTCCGGCATAATttactggaagttcatacacagatgcaccattctccagtatattatgctagaactttctgTGTTGCATCAAAATAATCACCATTTTTCAAAGACTTtgtaaacgctgactatttttgaatgactaatctaaatcgtgctatttTTACTCTCTTTAGCTTTAGAAGAGAGTAAATCTTTCTAGCCTCAAAAAAGAATATCtaacccccacccccaccccaacccaaaaaaaaaaaaaaaacaaagtggATAGTAAATCTTTTGGGTATTTTGTGACATATCTCATCTATCTTTAGCTGCAAAAAAGAATATCtaacccacccacccacccaccatCGAAGCTTTTGTTTTATTCATTTTTCGTTCTTTTACATGTGCAAATAAATATTAATTTGCTATAATGACGTCAATTGTCTAAGGAGAAtggaatatatataatttaacttATAACAACAGGGTTATTTAGTTTGAAATATTATAATCGTAAGATTATAATTCACATCCAATATGGACAGCTAATATCAAGATTTTTGGTATAAAATTATCTCAATACTTACTAATACTCaatcaaatataaaataaatataattcctAAATTTCTATCGAGATTAGTATCATTATGTAGGTAACTAAACGACCCTTC includes the following:
- the LOC107779582 gene encoding SNF2 domain-containing protein CLASSY 4-like, which codes for MDSGAASFPRRRTRQQWDRYFVEVIEKKKRLSQSGNPPQSSSNCSVNIGDDVVASGDIRESSSATGKLTKENTTCGVDNRKIGKWLEDESMVRSLDKGKKKMDNGNRMLSPGTCESMTKRTFVQEISDDDDDDDDDDDDDDEEEEEEEEEEEEDSDPDVVVTGESAAVSALNSGSGSGSWSNCVGLRSPIVTTADEVVSSTSSMCRTRGPSELHKSEEPTDFEESEDDCVKSQESSDDTTESSESESEASSDEDNDDPEDKDYRVNEPSSSSESDHDDDGVSCHIELQDNEEGKGSDIRIGLDDDDDGRKETEDDDPVEQQENGEGKGESNEGLLPDLVFDGEKHRGRAYLLRPRSLSKSKKRKLNHGNCSSPILLSDDEESESPFEEGTEAYDSTRDAAQKDKVDNLVKKVAEKEKEKADESVKNAAQKDRKTRKKCILKDLDFVKFVVDSIINVDDHDKLASPEGKEQFPVKETLPLIFRFEDEDPLPPEKEEWEKEIENLFAEMDMGILESCIGFTNPSLVEKVSGCQMGNHHLILDEQIGLICKVCSHVHLESKYIYPAFAERNRGRHERKYFGESSPFLDVDGFRFDDPSAVHDSAIYVEGTVWDLVPLHAKATMYPHQREGFEFMWKNIAGDIYLEKLSEPLSASRGGCIISHPPGTGKTRLTIVFLQAFLKHFPKCRPVIIAPPKLLSNWEAEFQKWEADIPFHNLNNNDFSCQEDEVTVGLYHCLSHAGRKNKHHIRMVKLKSWAKSKSILGISYDLFEKLTGENGDGYAKEIREILLTLPGLVVLEEGHTPRNEQSLLYKAMTKVETQRRILLSGTVFQNNFKELYNTLRVVSPKFAAESEQKWASLSNSIDTNARALEELRDMIAPLIHICSENVKMKSLPGIRDTLVYLKPTDLQKKLLNMIPEYPGSFDFRNMVSLISVHPSLVANKKVFSDLESQLNERECRLDPNTGVKTKFVVELIRLCDGMRERVIVFSQLLDPLRLIKEQLNSLFHWTLGREILYMDGELDVKQRQKSISSLNDPKSDAKVLLASITACSEGINLIGASRVVLLDVHWNPSVEQQAVSRAYRNGQTKFVHVYCPVASKWEVNKIEQQTRKKYHSGVLLSRNEANTCKTNPSCSVLEDNILESMVQHESLRHIFEELPHEPRAYGFNSFNQPPKVSI